Proteins from one Scyliorhinus canicula chromosome 24, sScyCan1.1, whole genome shotgun sequence genomic window:
- the LOC119956709 gene encoding synaptotagmin-2-like gives MHLQVLLGAGLAFLCFCLIVGCAICWRRGKQRSYADSKDQALERIVMDTSLPLPGNTSSPIKQQYEEVHGLALDYPACDVSALADFEPDAHYTPGPHGRASLPFIPPVQKAGLVSKTRRILERRCTVSGDCSLFTEHGTFRSAASKTLGPRLGHSQTTPDELAGAKTKQRPLLHFTLFYSAYEATLTVAVLGITKLPKKFGTSCDSYMKVYLLPRFMEPQQTAVRRKSLNPEYRESFQFSGYTLEEIRCFTLRFAAYIKEFHNFKDTFVGEVLFACEQGDWKLDVPTTYTRELTSSKTKLKKCLSSQDVVGPTSSTAQPKLLGQLFVLLQYQTLANRIKVLVRKAETLGKLTRMPGSADHYVIINLHQDGKILSTKETKSASGYNPVWNAPFLFDVPPGDIEGLQLSLEFIVMQGRIYTRSGVLGHVLIGANASETGRTHWKEMSSRGHVESARWHTIQPDTF, from the exons tgcatctgcaggtgctcctTGGAGCTGGCCTTGCCTTTCTCTGCTTCTGTCTGATCGTTGGCTGCGCAATctgttggcggagaggaaaacAGCGGAGTTACGCCGACAGCAAAGACCAGGCATTGGAGCGCATCGTGATGGACACCAGCTTGCCTTTGCCGGGGAATACCAGCTCGCCCATCAAGCAGCAGTATGAGGAGGTACATGGCCTGGCCTTGGACTACCCGGCATGCGATGTGAGCGCCCTGGCAGACTTTGAGCCTGATGCCCACTACACACCTGGCCCCCATGGCAGAGCCTCTCTTCCGTTCATTCCCCCCGTCCAGAAAGCCGGCCTGGTCAGCAAAACCAGGAGAATCCTGGAGCGGCGCTGCACGGTCTCGGGTGACTGCTCCCTCTTCACTGAACACGGCACCTTTCGAAGCGCAGCTTCCAAGACCTTGGGCCCCAGGTTGGGCCATTCCCAGACCACGCCTGACGAGCTGGCGGGCGCTAAGACGAAACAGAGACCTCTGCTGCACTTCACGCTCTTCTACTCTGCTTATGAGGCCACCTTGACGGTGGCAGTCCTGGGCATCACCAAACTGCCCAAGAAATTCGGCACCAGCTGCGACTCCTACATGAAGGTCTACCTGCTCCCGAGATTCATGGAACCACAGCAGACCGCCGTCCGCAGGAAGAGCCTGAATCCGGAATACCGAGAGAGCTTTCAATTCTCCGGATACACCTTGGAGGAGATCAGGTGcttcacccttcgctttgccgCCTATATCAAAgagtttcacaattttaaagacaCTTTTGTTGGCGAGGTGCTTTTTGCCTGTGAGCAGGGAGACTGGAAGCTGGATGTCCCCACGACCTACACCAGGGAACTCACCTCCTCCAAGACAAAGCTCAAAAAG TGTCTCAGCTCGCAAGACGTGGTGGGTCCAACAAGCAGCACAGCTCAGCCCAAGTTGTTGGGCCAACTCTTCGTCCTACTCCAGTACCAGACCCTGGCTAACCGAATCAAGGTCCTGGTTCGAAAGGCCGAGACTCTGGGCAAGCTGACCCGCATGCCAGGCTCAGCAG ATCACTATGTCATTATAAATCTCCACCAAGATGGCAAAATCCTctcaaccaaggaaaccaaatcGGCGAGCGGCTACAACCCAGTGTGGAACGCGCCATTTCTGTTTGACGTTCCTCCGGGTGACATTGAAGGTCTGCAGCTCTCCTTGGAGTTCATAGTCATGCAG GGTCGCATTTATACCCGCAGTGGCGTCCTTGGCCACGTGCTCATCGGTGCAAACGCTTCAGAGACGGGACGGACTCATTGGAAGGAGATGTCCAGCCGGGGGCACGTGGAATCGGCCAGGTGGCACACCATCCAGCCAGACACTTTCTAG